From the genome of Procambarus clarkii isolate CNS0578487 chromosome 83, FALCON_Pclarkii_2.0, whole genome shotgun sequence, one region includes:
- the LOC138358361 gene encoding uncharacterized protein codes for MTSANILREIGNLVTHPAADDLHKSSLTAGRPSLYSQIPSCQLQSIMIKLVVFLAVLVQLAAALYYKPRPLLCSVSQTVKYQEKVLNNTEVDVLHVPFPINQINLNTIFQTRVVPVTSVVFETATAPVLQVEMTDVQLVEVTEPLTVVKVDTVTSILVETQLDIATSTAINYKTDIESLAVIETLHQTVVDVETRFVQLTKTVPLTVFSTVTVTKARLQTKVVVKTVPVTTVATTVTHVEVREVTSTHSLTKIIINTVCPP; via the coding sequence ATGACCTCGGCAaatattctcagagaaattgggaACCTGGTCACTCATCCGGCCGCTGATGACCTCCATAAAAGCTCACTCACCGCTGGCCGACCCTCACTTTATTCTCAGATTCCGAGTTGTCAACTGCAGTCCATCATGATCAAGCTTGTGGTCTTTCTGGCAGTGCTTGTGCAGCTGGCCGCTGCCCTCTACTACAAGCCTCGGCCGCTTCTCTGCTCCGTCTCACAGACAGTAAAGTACCAAGAAAAAGTGCTCAACAACACAGAGGTCGACGTGTTGCATGTGCCGTTCCCCATCAACCAGATCAACCTCAACACTATTTTCCAGACCAGAGTTGTTCCCGTCACCAGCGTCGTCTTCGAGACGGCAACAGCTCCAGTTCTACAAGTGGAAATGACCGACGTGCAGCTGGTGGAGGTGACTGAGCCGCTGACGGTGGTCAAGGTCGACACTGTCACCAGCATACTGGTGGAGACGCAGCTGGACATCGCCACCAGCACCGCCATTAACTACAAGACCGACATCGAGTCTCTGGCGGTGATCGAGACCTTGCACCAGACAGTTGTTGACGTGGAGACCCGCTTCGTGCAGCTGACGAAGACCGTGCCGTTGACAGTGTTCTCCACCGTGACGGTGACCAAGGCTCGGCTGCAGACGAAGGTGGTAGTTAAGACCGTCCCTGTaaccaccgtcgccaccaccgtcacccatgtGGAGGTGCGTGAGGTGACCAGCACTCACAGCCTCACcaagatcatcatcaacacagtctGTCCACCTTGA